In the genome of Pangasianodon hypophthalmus isolate fPanHyp1 chromosome 23, fPanHyp1.pri, whole genome shotgun sequence, one region contains:
- the LOC128317288 gene encoding uncharacterized protein LOC128317288: MIEMEQYVLAGDCPIKLQPVKLAVEFGASASANCSTTINHHGMGWEASEGAVDMVDDVQFITWRVESLTHWDIEPICYINTNKQCELTLQVTVYKRPDRVSISTVGHTGPMIEGSQYELQCDVQNVAPVHLLTVNCKDDDGVQYRCEAELKLGPEGPQPPPVVTSDPLNITVHCDCPIKLQPVKLAVEFGASASANCSTTINHHGMGWEASEGAVDMVDDVQFITWRVESLTHWDIKPFCYINANEQCELTLQVTVYKPPDRVSISTVGHTGPMTEGSQYELECDVQNVAPVHLLTVNWYKGQRLVKSVESDHHSSITPVNYSNTLWISTSKDDDGVQYRCEAELKLGPEGPQPRPVVTSDPLNITEAGGATETI; encoded by the exons atgattgaaatggaGCAATATGTTTTGGCAGGTGATTGTCCCATTAAACTTCAGCCTGTTAAGTTAGCTGTGGAGTTTGgggcttcagcctcagctaACTGTTCCACAACCATCAACCACCATGGCATGGGCTGGGAGGCATCGGAGGGAGCAGTAGACATGGTGGACGATGTCCAGTTCATCACCTGGAGGGTAGAGAGCCTCACACACTGGGACATAGAACCAATTTGCTACATcaacacaaacaagcagtgCGAACTCACTCTCCAAGTTACTGTTTACA AGCGTCCAGACCGGGTTTCCATCAGCACTGTGGGTCACACAGGGCCGATGATTGAAGGCAGCCAGTACGAGCTCCAGTGTGATGTTCAGAATGTTGCTCCTGTTCATCTCCTCACTGTGAACTG CAAAGATGATGATGGAGTTCAGTACAGATGTGAGGCAGAACTGAAACTGGGACCAGAAGGACCTCAACCTCCTCCTGTAGTGACATCAGATCCTCTCAACATTACAGTGCACT GTGATTGTCCCATTAAACTTCAGCCTGTTAAGTTAGCTGTGGAGTTTGgggcttcagcctcagctaACTGTTCCACAACCATCAACCACCATGGCATGGGCTGGGAGGCATCGGAGGGAGCAGTAGACATGGTGGACGATGTCCAGTTCATCACCTGGAGGGTAGAGAGCCTCACACACTGGGACATAAAACCATTTTGCTACATCAACGCAAACGAGCAGTGCGAACTCACTCTCCAAGTTACTGTTTACA AGCCTCCAGACCGGGTTTCCATCAGCACTGTGGGTCACACAGGGCCGATGACTGAAGGCAGCCAGTACGAGCTCGAGTGTGATGTTCAGAATGTTGCTCCTGTTCATCTCCTCACTGTGAACTGGTACAAAGGACAACGTCTAGTGAAAAGTGTAGAATCTGATCACCATTCCTCCATAACCCCAGTAAACTATtctaatacactctggatcTCCACAAGCAAAGATGATGATGGAGTTCAGTACAGATGTGAGGCAGAACTGAAACTGGGACCAGAAGGACCTCAACCTCGTCCTGTAGTGACATCAGATCCTCTCAACATTACA
- the LOC128317289 gene encoding uncharacterized protein LOC128317289 has product MIEMEQYVLAGDCPIKLQPVKLAVEFGASASANCSTTINHHGMGWEASEGAVDMVDDVQFITWRVESLTHWDIKPFCYINANEQCELTLQVTVYKPPDRVSISTVRHTGPMIEGSQYELQCDVQNVAPVHLLTVNWYKGQHLVKSVESDHHSSITPVNYSNTLWISTSKDDDGVQYRCEAELKLGPEGPQSPPVVTSDPLNITVHCDCPIKLQPVKLAVEFGASASANCSTTINHHGMGWEASEGAVDMVDDVQFITWRVESLTHWDIEPICYINTNEQCYLSLPVTVYKRPDRVSISTVGHTGPMIEGSQYELQCDVQNVAPVHLLTVNWYKGQSLVKSVESDHHSSITPVNYSNTLWISTSKDDDGVQYRCEAELKLGPEGPQPRPVVTSDPLNITVHFYLPFSFSSTQ; this is encoded by the exons atgattgaaatggaGCAATATGTTTTGGCAGGTGATTGTCCCATTAAACTTCAGCCTGTTAAGTTAGCTGTGGAGTTTGgggcttcagcctcagctaACTGTTCCACAACCATCAACCACCATGGCATGGGCTGGGAGGCATCGGAGGGAGCAGTAGACATGGTGGACGATGTCCAGTTCATCACCTGGAGGGTAGAGAGCCTCACACACTGGGACATAAAACCATTTTGCTACATCAACGCAAACGAGCAGTGCGAACTCACTCTCCAAGTTACTGTTTACA AGCCTCCAGACCGGGTTTCCATCAGCACTGTGCGTCACACAGGGCCGATGATTGAAGGCAGCCAGTACGAGCTCCAGTGTGATGTTCAGAATGTTGCTCCTGTTCATCTCCTCACTGTGAACTGGTACAAAGGACAACATCTAGTGAAAAGTGTAGAATCTGATCACCATTCCTCCATAACCCCAGTAAACTATtctaatacactctggatcTCCACAAGCAAAGATGATGATGGAGTTCAGTACAGATGTGAGGCAGAACTGAAACTGGGACCAGAAGGACCTCAATCTCCTCCTGTAGTGACATCAGATCCTCTCAACATTACAGTGCACT GTGATTGTCCCATTAAACTTCAGCCTGTTAAGTTAGCTGTGGAGTTTGgggcttcagcctcagctaACTGTTCCACAACCATCAACCACCATGGCATGGGCTGGGAGGCATCGGAGGGAGCAGTAGACATGGTGGACGATGTCCAGTTCATCACCTGGAGGGTAGAGAGCCTCACACACTGGGACATAGAACCAATTTGCTACATCAACACAAACGAGCAGTGCTATCTCAGTCTCCCAGTTACTGTTTACA AGCGTCCAGACCGGGTGTCTATCAGCACTGTGGGTCACACAGGACCGATGATTGAAGGCAGCCAGTACGAGCTCCAGTGTGATGTTCAGAATGTTGCTCCTGTTCATCTCCTCACTGTGAACTGGTACAAAGGACAAAGTCTAGTGAAAAGTGTAGAATCTGATCACCATTCCTCCATAACCCCAGTAAACTATtctaatacactctggatcTCCACAAGCAAAGATGATGATGGAGTTCAGTACAGATGTGAGGCAGAACTGAAACTGGGACCAGAAGGACCTCAACCTCGTCCTGTAGTGACATCAGATCCTCTCAACATTACAGTGCACT tttacTTGCCATTCAGCTTCAGTTCAACTCAGTAA
- the LOC128317290 gene encoding intercellular adhesion molecule 2-like, with the protein MIEMEQYVLAGDCPIKLQPVKLAVEFGASASANCSTTINHHGMGWEASEGAVDMVDDVQFITWRVESLTHWDIKPFCYINTNEQCYLSLPVTVYKRPDRVSISTVGHTGPMIEGSQYELQCDVQNVAPVHLLTVNWYKGQHLVKSVESDHHSSITPVNYSNTLWISTSKDDDGVQYRCEAELKLGPEGPQPRPVVTSDPLNITEAGGATETI; encoded by the exons atgattgaaatggaGCAATATGTTTTGGCAGGTGATTGTCCCATTAAACTTCAGCCTGTTAAGTTAGCTGTGGAGTTTGGTGCTTCAGCCTCAGCTAACTGTTCCACAACCATCAACCACCATGGCATGGGCTGGGAGGCATCGGAGGGAGCAGTAGACATGGTGGACGATGTCCAGTTCATCACCTGGAGGGTAGAGAGCCTCACACACTGGGACATAAAACCATTTTGCTACATCAACACAAACGAGCAGTGCTATCTCAGTCTCCCAGTTACTGTTTACA AGCGTCCAGACCGGGTTTCCATCAGCACTGTGGGTCACACAGGGCCGATGATTGAAGGCAGCCAGTACGAGCTCCAGTGTGATGTTCAGAATGTTGCTCCTGTTCATCTCCTCACTGTGAACTGGTACAAAGGACAACATCTAGTGAAAAGTGTAGAATCTGATCACCATTCCTCCATAACCCCAGTAAACTATtctaatacactctggatcTCCACAAGCAAAGATGATGATGGAGTTCAGTACAGATGTGAGGCAGAACTGAAACTGGGACCAGAAGGACCTCAACCTCGTCCTGTAGTGACATCAGATCCTCTCAACATTACA GAAGCGGGTGGAGCCACTGAAACTATAtga
- the LOC128317291 gene encoding intercellular adhesion molecule 2-like produces MLYLTQLTSLVLIALIKGDCPIKLQPVKLAVEFGASASANCSTTINHHGMGWEASEGAVDMVDDVQFITWRVESLTHWDIKPFCYINANEQCELTLQVTVYKPPDRVSISTVGHTGPMTEGSQYELECDVQNVAPVHLLTVNWYKGQRLVKSVESDHHSSITPVNYSNTLWISTSKDDDGVQYRCEAELKLGPEGPQPPPVVTSDPLNITVHCDCPIKLQPFKLAVEFGASASANCSTTINHHGMGWEASEGAVDMVDDVQFITWRVESLTHWDIEPICYINTNKQCELTLQVTVYKPPDRVSISTVGHTGPMIEGSQYELQCDVQNVAPVHLLTVNW; encoded by the exons ATGCTGTACCTTACACAGCTTACCAGCCTGGTCCTTATTGCACTCATAAAAG GTGATTGTCCCATTAAACTTCAGCCTGTTAAGTTAGCTGTGGAGTTTGgggcttcagcctcagctaACTGTTCCACAACCATCAACCACCATGGCATGGGCTGGGAGGCATCGGAGGGAGCAGTAGACATGGTGGACGATGTCCAGTTCATCACCTGGAGGGTAGAGAGCCTCACACACTGGGACATAAAACCATTTTGCTACATCAACGCAAACGAGCAGTGCGAACTCACTCTCCAAGTTACTGTTTACA AGCCTCCAGACCGGGTTTCCATCAGCACTGTGGGTCACACAGGGCCGATGACTGAAGGCAGCCAGTACGAGCTCGAGTGTGATGTTCAGAATGTTGCTCCTGTTCATCTCCTCACTGTGAACTGGTACAAAGGACAACGTCTAGTGAAAAGTGTAGAATCTGATCACCATTCCTCCATAACCCCAGTAAACTATtctaatacactctggatcTCCACAAGCAAAGATGATGATGGAGTTCAGTACAGATGTGAGGCAGAACTGAAACTGGGACCAGAAGGACCTCAACCTCCTCCTGTAGTGACATCAGATCCTCTCAACATTACAGTGCACT GTGATTGTCCCATTAAACTTCAGCCTTTTAAGTTAGCTGTGGAGTTTGgggcttcagcctcagctaACTGTTCCACAACCATCAACCACCATGGCATGGGCTGGGAGGCATCGGAGGGAGCAGTAGACATGGTGGACGATGTCCAGTTCATCACCTGGAGGGTAGAGAGCCTCACACACTGGGACATAGAACCAATTTGCTACATcaacacaaacaagcagtgCGAACTCACTCTCCAAGTTACTGTTTACA AGCCTCCAGACCGGGTTTCCATCAGCACTGTGGGTCACACAGGGCCGATGATTGAAGGCAGCCAGTACGAGCTCCAGTGTGATGTTCAGAATGTTGCTCCTGTTCATCTCCTCACTGTGAACTG GTAA